A genomic window from Candidatus Hydrogenedentota bacterium includes:
- a CDS encoding alpha-mannosidase has protein sequence MLPPKVIEKLGRRIEKLKEWRYAWVADVPLEMAETLQHLRRPPAELNYVPAPVGCTWGTHWGTTWFRGRIDIPKSLKGHRVFYRHQSHTDKMLWLDGESFAGMNHGHEEVLLHGPAKGGESHEIYVEAYTGHLMPGMDPWKDQLYTHQFTERDPGVEPPLPLISSALLYEREAAAGLYYDAEVLFRTACMLDEHSLRRARLLAGLNEALNLVPMQWETEEELESTAAAARAILAPLLATKNGPTTPTVGIVGHCHIDIGWLWPVRESIRKAAKSFATILNLMDDYPDFRFQQSQPWLYDVIETHYPELLPRIKKRVKEGRWEPNGGMWVEADCNMPSGESLVRQFLEGRKKTREVFGYTGDTLWLPDVFGYSAALPQILAKCGIKNFVTSKINWGDTNRFPFDTFHWEGIDGTRIFTHYINMMGLFEGKDYMGYNAFVRPDSSQHVWSRVQYKETQDCTLSSVGWGDGGGGPSREMCENANRMKNLEGCPKTEWVNVSKFLERLREDQVKRPVWVGELYLEYHRGTYTTQARTKRYNRKLEFLLREVELYSAMAMPHGLAYPSDAFQKHWRTLLTNQFHDIIPGSSVRSVYEVAESEYADMEHELLALRGKALDTLGRELLPDGQGRAQVVANAVSWPREDIVVLHGDRATAVCDGEGHFLPCQETEDGLAVLVRAPGLSIAPVALREKTREDASPFTYSGKALETPHYTIAFDRAGRIKQLFDKSARREVVKAGGKLNEFYIAEDMPLFWDAWDIDRFYRDHVKIVDVLESRELVADGPLFLTIRSSWAVGRRSRITQDLTVYAHTRRIDFKTQVDWQEDRTLLKTGFAVDIHSAQIRAEIQFGHVMRNAHENTTWDRAKFEACAHKWVDMSEGNYGVALLNDCKYGYDTLDGKVSLTLLRSPRCPDELADIGDHEFTYALFPHDGPFAVETVVREAWALNVPLVAAGAAIPTGAESILDFCRVSDPHLIVDTVKKAEDDEAIVVRLYEAGNTRGIAVVSFSRPVKRAFHCNLMEENDDALTVHGDEVELSFTPFEIKTIKVYFR, from the coding sequence ATGCTGCCCCCCAAGGTCATCGAAAAACTCGGCCGCCGCATCGAAAAACTGAAGGAATGGCGCTATGCCTGGGTTGCGGATGTGCCGCTGGAGATGGCGGAGACCCTGCAGCACCTGCGCCGACCGCCCGCGGAGTTGAACTACGTTCCCGCGCCCGTCGGATGCACCTGGGGCACCCACTGGGGCACCACCTGGTTTCGCGGTCGCATCGACATCCCCAAATCCCTCAAGGGCCACCGCGTGTTCTATCGCCACCAGAGCCACACCGATAAAATGCTCTGGCTCGACGGGGAATCCTTCGCCGGCATGAATCACGGCCATGAAGAAGTGCTTCTCCACGGTCCCGCGAAGGGCGGCGAATCCCACGAGATCTATGTGGAGGCCTACACCGGCCACCTGATGCCCGGCATGGATCCCTGGAAGGACCAGCTCTACACCCACCAGTTCACCGAGCGCGACCCTGGCGTGGAGCCACCCCTGCCGCTGATTTCCAGCGCCCTGCTCTACGAGCGCGAAGCCGCCGCCGGCCTCTACTACGACGCCGAGGTCCTTTTCCGCACCGCGTGCATGCTCGACGAACACAGCCTGCGCCGCGCACGTCTCCTCGCCGGACTCAACGAGGCCCTGAACCTCGTTCCCATGCAGTGGGAAACCGAGGAAGAGCTTGAAAGCACGGCCGCAGCCGCCCGCGCCATTCTCGCGCCACTCCTCGCCACCAAGAATGGCCCCACCACCCCCACCGTGGGTATCGTGGGCCATTGTCACATCGACATCGGCTGGCTCTGGCCCGTGCGCGAATCGATTCGCAAAGCCGCGAAGTCCTTTGCCACCATCCTCAACCTGATGGATGACTACCCCGACTTCCGCTTTCAGCAGTCCCAGCCCTGGCTCTACGATGTCATCGAGACTCACTACCCCGAATTGCTCCCCCGCATCAAGAAGCGCGTTAAGGAAGGGCGATGGGAGCCGAACGGCGGCATGTGGGTCGAGGCGGATTGCAACATGCCCAGCGGCGAGTCCCTCGTGCGCCAGTTCCTCGAAGGGCGCAAGAAAACCCGCGAAGTCTTCGGCTACACCGGCGACACGCTCTGGCTCCCCGATGTCTTCGGCTACAGTGCCGCGCTGCCCCAGATCCTCGCCAAGTGCGGCATTAAGAATTTCGTCACCAGCAAGATCAACTGGGGCGACACAAATCGCTTCCCCTTCGATACCTTCCACTGGGAGGGCATCGACGGCACGCGCATCTTCACCCACTACATCAACATGATGGGCCTCTTCGAGGGCAAGGATTACATGGGCTACAACGCCTTTGTCCGGCCCGACTCCTCCCAGCATGTGTGGAGCCGCGTGCAGTACAAGGAAACGCAGGATTGCACCCTCAGCTCCGTAGGCTGGGGCGATGGCGGCGGCGGCCCCAGCCGCGAGATGTGCGAGAACGCCAACCGCATGAAAAACCTCGAAGGTTGCCCCAAGACCGAGTGGGTCAACGTCTCCAAGTTTCTCGAACGGCTCCGCGAAGATCAGGTGAAACGGCCGGTGTGGGTCGGTGAGCTTTACCTCGAGTATCACCGCGGCACCTATACGACCCAGGCCCGCACGAAGCGTTACAACCGCAAACTGGAATTCCTGCTGCGTGAGGTGGAGCTTTACTCCGCCATGGCCATGCCCCACGGACTCGCCTATCCGTCCGACGCATTCCAGAAGCACTGGCGCACGCTATTGACGAACCAGTTCCACGACATCATCCCCGGCTCCAGCGTCCGCAGCGTCTATGAAGTCGCCGAATCCGAGTATGCCGACATGGAGCACGAACTCCTGGCCTTGCGAGGAAAGGCCCTCGACACCCTGGGCCGCGAGCTCCTGCCCGATGGCCAGGGACGCGCCCAGGTCGTGGCCAATGCCGTGTCCTGGCCCCGTGAAGATATCGTCGTGCTCCACGGCGACCGCGCCACCGCCGTCTGCGATGGCGAGGGGCACTTTCTGCCCTGTCAGGAAACCGAAGACGGCCTGGCGGTGCTCGTCCGCGCGCCCGGACTCAGCATTGCGCCCGTCGCCCTGCGTGAGAAAACGAGGGAAGACGCATCCCCCTTCACCTACAGCGGCAAAGCCCTGGAAACGCCCCATTACACCATCGCCTTCGACAGGGCCGGGCGCATCAAGCAGCTTTTCGACAAGTCCGCGCGACGCGAAGTGGTGAAGGCCGGTGGCAAGTTGAACGAATTCTATATCGCCGAGGACATGCCCCTGTTCTGGGATGCCTGGGATATCGACCGATTCTATCGGGACCACGTGAAGATCGTCGATGTGCTCGAATCCCGTGAGCTGGTCGCCGACGGCCCCCTCTTCTTGACCATCCGATCCTCCTGGGCCGTCGGGCGCCGTTCCCGCATCACCCAGGACTTAACCGTCTACGCCCACACGCGCCGCATCGACTTCAAAACCCAAGTGGACTGGCAGGAAGACCGCACCCTGCTCAAGACCGGGTTTGCCGTGGATATCCACTCCGCCCAAATCCGCGCCGAGATCCAGTTTGGCCATGTCATGCGCAATGCCCATGAAAACACCACGTGGGACCGCGCAAAATTCGAAGCATGCGCACACAAATGGGTCGATATGTCCGAAGGGAACTACGGCGTGGCGCTGCTCAACGACTGTAAGTATGGCTACGACACCCTTGATGGAAAGGTTTCTCTCACGCTCCTTCGCTCGCCCCGTTGCCCTGATGAACTGGCGGATATTGGCGATCACGAATTCACCTACGCCCTCTTTCCCCACGATGGCCCCTTCGCCGTGGAGACGGTTGTGCGCGAAGCCTGGGCGCTCAACGTGCCCCTCGTTGCCGCCGGGGCCGCCATTCCCACCGGCGCCGAGAGTATTCTCGATTTTTGCCGCGTGAGCGATCCCCATCTTATCGTGGATACCGTCAAGAAAGCCGAGGACGACGAAGCAATCGTGGTGCGACTCTACGAAGCCGGTAACACCCGCGGCATCGCCGTGGTCAGCTTCAGCCGTCCCGTGAAGCGCGCCTTCCACTGCAACCTGATGGAAGAAAACGACGACGCACTGACTGTCCATGGCGACGAGGTCGAGCTGAGCTTCACACCCTTCGAGATTAAGACGATCAAAGTGTATTTCCGCTGA
- a CDS encoding tetratricopeptide repeat protein, whose translation MNAERRALCKRLFKVCVGLSLLLSAMALLLTGWGSTVLPGLSKSLAEVALEQGERREAAGNLTEARVFYEQALAGQFHGEANHNHCEKRLGVVLLRLGEHAAALEHLARVQASPLRSVNGFGPLVEALIALGRWEEAKREAERWLVESGDESINRARAHQALGMIALERGELDDAERHFHEALSANTPNAARAGLARVYAARGDRAKARDTMAGYLASAPPDKDTAANWALLESWMP comes from the coding sequence ATGAACGCGGAGCGGCGAGCGCTGTGCAAGCGTCTCTTCAAGGTTTGCGTCGGCCTGTCGCTGCTTCTTTCGGCCATGGCCCTCTTGCTGACCGGTTGGGGCTCCACGGTGTTGCCTGGGCTTTCGAAATCCCTGGCCGAAGTGGCGCTGGAGCAGGGTGAGCGCCGGGAGGCCGCGGGGAATCTGACGGAGGCGCGAGTATTCTATGAGCAGGCCCTCGCGGGTCAATTTCACGGTGAGGCCAACCACAACCACTGCGAGAAGCGGCTGGGCGTGGTGCTGTTGCGACTGGGCGAGCACGCGGCGGCGCTGGAGCATCTCGCGCGTGTGCAGGCGAGTCCGCTGCGGAGTGTAAACGGCTTTGGCCCGCTGGTGGAGGCGCTGATAGCGCTGGGGCGTTGGGAGGAGGCTAAGCGCGAGGCGGAGCGTTGGCTGGTGGAATCGGGGGATGAGTCGATCAATCGGGCACGCGCCCATCAGGCGCTTGGAATGATTGCGCTCGAGCGCGGTGAACTCGATGATGCGGAACGGCATTTTCACGAGGCGCTGTCGGCAAATACGCCAAACGCCGCTCGCGCGGGCCTGGCGAGGGTGTACGCCGCGCGGGGAGACAGGGCAAAGGCGCGCGACACGATGGCCGGGTATCTCGCCAGCGCGCCGCCGGACAAGGACACGGCGGCAAACTGGGCGCTGCTGGAGTCGTGGATGCCGTGA
- a CDS encoding O-antigen ligase family protein — MIVPGPDNRIFQVLRGAIYVWIAVIVIALDPRTEDPATPIKHLACGVVAAGIVIGWAAGLRMNRVPYRNMSHALSCLFLFFGVLAVSAAVSDASHRGIEALAPWAVFAAIGFVAYQVFPHTYHLRNLMRAIVGAVALSSVYGLAQHFGWDPFPWAMRDVEEYRALPATYGNPNLAGHALVVALVLCAGLLSDAWQTKRPLAFAVYLVPGAVMAAHLAFTHMRSGPVALGVALVFVAIALVLLRRVKRPWQAAGVALSACAGLLFIAVAAVLLLAPILNLDSSLQLRLNGYAGAAALFLENPIFGVGPGSYAFYNIPHWSSFEALWYALEHKRNFHAHNEWLEMAAECGIPGLAALIGLFLFSIITFFENPWMAGEKHWGLLLALPAAMVALATDACFGFNLHAPVSAGLFFLLLALRPARPYYSAPTRKSARRGTAPLCVVTLAAAWCLWSDYGYERQYQRCAGAVDWERGQRDSGTSEEDVKGVSDLLESLTDSRPLDYRGWVLRGDHALMQGAAKQAADAYGRALWVHPHLPRLHVQRARALILQAQQEKVESAVKLASKHADIALALCPDLAEAQAMLGWAAYVKMSYPGLAPSDADLRIAVERFNHARALGLVDDARIDGALAECHGRLGAWEEAAAACQRYVAAWPYELERWARWREAATRAGGAALVQYRQTLLRHFAPSNEGKMPNSPELAVWLASQIAALAQSPAEVYVAERALSDGLDAKAALTGIWSALLGLAPENSRADTLVRLISSFPASRRADISPTILALHDALSAPKADSLTNAAMALARELATAPGTEDFDRASVHAPLMAMLGDALRVSGLPNGAMGPALQALGATQFETGDLRGADENLRAAEAALPAGELAQAWYYHARTLAALGRHEAALAMAKAAQDGEGGVVEYQWQLARCLAAGGHGEAARFSFDALLGILPPDHPYRALVERDRQALVVRESSP, encoded by the coding sequence ATGATTGTCCCAGGACCGGACAACCGCATTTTCCAAGTGCTGCGGGGCGCGATATACGTTTGGATCGCGGTGATCGTGATTGCGCTGGATCCGCGCACGGAGGATCCCGCGACGCCGATCAAACACCTGGCCTGTGGGGTGGTGGCGGCCGGTATCGTAATCGGCTGGGCGGCCGGTCTTCGAATGAACCGCGTGCCCTACCGCAACATGAGCCATGCCCTCTCGTGTCTTTTCCTATTTTTCGGCGTCCTCGCGGTATCCGCCGCCGTATCCGACGCGTCGCACCGGGGCATCGAGGCGCTGGCGCCCTGGGCGGTCTTCGCGGCCATCGGCTTTGTCGCCTATCAGGTATTCCCCCACACGTACCATCTCCGCAACCTCATGCGGGCGATCGTCGGCGCTGTGGCGCTTTCAAGTGTGTATGGACTGGCCCAGCATTTCGGCTGGGATCCCTTTCCCTGGGCGATGCGCGATGTGGAGGAGTACCGCGCCCTGCCGGCGACCTATGGTAACCCCAATCTCGCGGGCCACGCGCTGGTTGTCGCGCTGGTGCTGTGCGCCGGGTTGCTGTCGGATGCCTGGCAGACAAAGCGGCCGTTGGCATTTGCGGTGTACCTTGTGCCGGGCGCGGTTATGGCGGCCCATCTGGCCTTTACGCACATGCGGAGCGGCCCGGTGGCGCTGGGTGTGGCCCTGGTCTTTGTGGCCATCGCGCTTGTCCTGCTGCGACGCGTAAAACGCCCCTGGCAGGCTGCGGGCGTGGCCCTGTCCGCATGTGCGGGCCTGCTCTTTATCGCCGTGGCCGCGGTGCTGCTGCTGGCGCCGATCTTGAACCTGGACAGTTCCCTTCAGCTTCGGCTCAACGGCTACGCGGGGGCGGCGGCGCTGTTTCTGGAGAATCCAATCTTCGGTGTTGGGCCCGGAAGCTACGCCTTTTACAACATACCGCATTGGAGTTCATTCGAAGCGCTCTGGTACGCGCTTGAGCACAAGCGCAATTTTCATGCGCACAACGAGTGGCTGGAAATGGCGGCTGAGTGCGGCATCCCGGGCCTGGCGGCGCTCATCGGCCTCTTCCTCTTTTCTATCATTACTTTTTTCGAAAACCCCTGGATGGCCGGAGAGAAGCACTGGGGCCTTCTTCTGGCCCTTCCCGCTGCGATGGTCGCCCTGGCGACGGACGCTTGCTTTGGCTTCAATCTCCATGCCCCGGTCAGCGCGGGCCTCTTCTTTCTGCTTCTCGCGCTGCGCCCCGCCCGCCCCTATTACAGCGCGCCCACACGTAAATCGGCGCGGCGCGGCACGGCGCCACTCTGCGTGGTGACGCTGGCCGCCGCCTGGTGCCTGTGGAGCGACTACGGCTATGAGCGGCAATATCAACGGTGCGCCGGCGCTGTTGACTGGGAACGGGGACAACGGGATTCGGGCACGTCCGAGGAAGACGTGAAGGGTGTTTCCGACCTGCTCGAATCACTGACGGATTCGCGCCCTCTCGATTACCGGGGCTGGGTGCTCCGAGGCGATCATGCGCTGATGCAGGGAGCGGCAAAGCAGGCTGCGGACGCCTACGGGCGGGCCTTGTGGGTGCACCCCCACCTGCCGCGCCTGCACGTTCAGCGGGCCCGGGCGTTGATACTTCAGGCGCAACAGGAAAAGGTCGAATCTGCGGTGAAGCTGGCCAGTAAGCACGCGGATATTGCGCTGGCGCTATGCCCCGATTTGGCGGAGGCCCAGGCCATGCTGGGCTGGGCCGCCTACGTAAAGATGTCCTATCCCGGGCTGGCTCCTTCGGATGCCGACCTGCGGATTGCTGTGGAGCGCTTTAATCACGCCAGAGCGCTAGGCCTGGTAGACGACGCACGAATCGATGGCGCTCTCGCCGAATGCCACGGACGCCTTGGGGCCTGGGAGGAAGCCGCAGCCGCCTGTCAGCGCTATGTTGCCGCGTGGCCTTACGAACTTGAACGCTGGGCGCGCTGGCGCGAGGCCGCCACCCGGGCGGGCGGCGCGGCACTTGTCCAATATCGACAGACGCTGCTCCGACATTTCGCGCCATCGAACGAGGGCAAGATGCCTAACTCGCCCGAACTGGCCGTCTGGCTGGCCAGCCAGATTGCGGCCCTGGCCCAAAGTCCGGCGGAGGTGTATGTAGCGGAACGGGCCCTGAGCGATGGGCTTGACGCTAAAGCCGCCTTGACGGGTATCTGGAGCGCCTTGCTGGGACTTGCGCCAGAAAATTCACGCGCGGATACACTCGTGCGCCTGATTTCATCATTCCCTGCATCGCGGCGGGCGGATATATCGCCGACGATTCTGGCGCTGCATGATGCCCTGAGCGCGCCGAAAGCGGATTCCCTGACCAATGCGGCAATGGCGCTGGCACGGGAACTGGCCACGGCGCCGGGGACGGAGGACTTCGATCGGGCCTCGGTTCACGCGCCGCTTATGGCCATGCTTGGCGACGCCCTGCGCGTCAGCGGCTTGCCCAATGGGGCGATGGGTCCGGCGCTTCAAGCGCTGGGGGCCACGCAGTTTGAGACGGGCGACCTCCGGGGCGCGGACGAAAATCTGCGGGCTGCCGAAGCCGCATTACCCGCCGGGGAGCTCGCGCAGGCGTGGTATTACCATGCGCGGACCCTGGCGGCATTGGGGCGGCACGAGGCGGCGCTGGCCATGGCGAAGGCCGCGCAGGATGGAGAGGGCGGCGTGGTGGAATACCAGTGGCAGCTCGCCCGATGCCTGGCGGCGGGAGGACATGGCGAGGCCGCGCGCTTTTCATTCGACGCTCTCCTCGGGATACTGCCCCCGGATCATCCCTATCGTGCCCTCGTGGAACGTGATCGGCAGGCGCTGGTCGTGCGGGAGTCATCGCCATGA
- a CDS encoding heparinase II/III family protein, with product MGQRLQKSLLYWRTARHLKPSQVFWRLRYRLGNGRVSRYIPPNPLPSMDESLAEQLRELAIHWAAAAPPDPLRVQSFLRGRFTFINKTVQSARPLWRGLDVPKLWAYHLHYFEYGRDIALLHPDPSSPEAATVRTWMEDWMAKNPRGTSPAWDAFPLSARLMNWCMIASIYGWRDFELVSSLHEQLDYLAGHLERDLLGNHLLKNAAAMTVAGALLNSPRAEEGLALLKEQVLIQFLPDGGHIERSPMYHALALQDLIFACAVLEPRPSWLEDSIERGLAFLQGISHEDGHVAQFNDGAADEAPSSAALRALALYFDPDLPPLAGGSAAFPESGLYRLEPGGMGGLMLVKAGESTVNYQPGHAHCDLLSFEYSLRGERLLVNTGTHGYAESPCRAYCQSAASHNTLRINGEEQLEHWSTFRVARRIHGEVLHWDPCEPTLRAAYTTRRGVRHERLFAWDSGGWCRVQDKISGAGALSVETFLHFHPECRVEALENRPCSGVYRPYRLTTGTQILQLLIFGAQEVIHHRGRVPLGPGWYFPRFGEAVAADTLVARSEGNKEMTISFVIAPCDEHGHPPAIIQNFLSAWKPRNGAS from the coding sequence ATGGGACAACGGCTGCAGAAGAGCTTGCTGTACTGGCGCACGGCGCGGCACTTGAAGCCGTCGCAGGTTTTCTGGCGTCTGCGCTACCGGCTGGGCAATGGCCGGGTCTCGCGTTACATTCCTCCCAATCCCCTGCCCTCGATGGACGAATCCCTTGCCGAGCAACTCCGGGAACTTGCCATCCACTGGGCCGCGGCGGCACCGCCAGACCCGCTGCGGGTCCAATCCTTCTTGCGTGGACGCTTTACCTTCATCAACAAGACGGTTCAGAGCGCCCGACCACTCTGGCGCGGCCTGGATGTTCCAAAGCTCTGGGCCTACCACCTGCATTATTTCGAATATGGCCGCGACATTGCCCTGCTCCATCCCGACCCGTCTTCGCCGGAGGCCGCGACCGTGCGGACCTGGATGGAGGATTGGATGGCGAAGAACCCTCGGGGCACCTCGCCGGCGTGGGATGCTTTCCCCCTCTCGGCGCGGCTGATGAACTGGTGCATGATTGCGTCGATCTACGGGTGGCGGGATTTTGAGCTGGTGTCGAGTCTGCACGAGCAACTGGATTATCTGGCCGGGCATCTGGAGCGCGACCTGCTGGGTAATCACCTGTTGAAGAACGCCGCCGCGATGACGGTCGCCGGGGCGCTGCTCAACAGTCCACGGGCGGAAGAAGGTCTCGCGCTACTGAAGGAGCAGGTCCTGATCCAGTTTCTGCCGGACGGCGGCCACATTGAGCGCAGTCCCATGTACCATGCGCTGGCCTTGCAGGATCTGATCTTTGCTTGCGCGGTGCTGGAGCCTCGCCCGTCGTGGCTGGAGGACAGCATCGAACGGGGCCTCGCTTTTCTACAGGGCATTTCTCATGAAGACGGGCACGTTGCCCAGTTCAACGACGGCGCGGCGGATGAGGCCCCTTCGAGCGCGGCGCTGCGGGCGCTGGCCCTCTATTTTGATCCGGACTTGCCGCCGCTTGCGGGGGGATCCGCGGCTTTTCCCGAGAGCGGACTCTATCGCCTCGAACCCGGCGGTATGGGCGGCCTCATGCTGGTGAAGGCGGGTGAATCGACCGTGAACTACCAGCCGGGACACGCCCATTGTGATTTGCTGAGTTTTGAGTACAGCCTGCGCGGCGAGCGGCTGCTGGTAAACACGGGCACCCACGGCTATGCCGAGAGCCCGTGCCGGGCCTACTGCCAGTCGGCCGCCTCCCACAATACGCTCCGTATCAACGGCGAGGAACAACTGGAGCATTGGTCGACGTTTCGCGTGGCGCGCCGGATCCATGGCGAAGTACTCCACTGGGATCCCTGCGAGCCCACGCTCCGGGCCGCCTACACAACGCGACGGGGCGTTCGCCATGAGCGACTTTTCGCCTGGGACAGCGGCGGCTGGTGCCGGGTGCAGGACAAGATCTCTGGAGCGGGCGCGCTATCGGTTGAGACCTTTCTGCATTTCCACCCGGAGTGTCGCGTGGAAGCGCTGGAGAACCGGCCCTGCTCGGGCGTTTACCGGCCGTACAGATTGACGACGGGCACGCAGATCCTGCAATTGCTCATCTTCGGGGCGCAAGAAGTAATTCACCACCGGGGCCGGGTACCGCTGGGTCCCGGCTGGTATTTCCCGCGCTTCGGGGAGGCGGTCGCCGCGGACACGCTCGTGGCCCGATCGGAAGGGAACAAGGAAATGACCATCAGCTTTGTGATCGCGCCCTGCGACGAGCATGGTCACCCGCCGGCGATCATTCAGAACTTCCTATCGGCCTGGAAACCGCGTAACGGCGCGTCATGA
- a CDS encoding glycosyltransferase family 4 protein produces MRILFFCQYFTPEVGAPAARTHEHARRWVARGHQVTVLCGLPNHPDGIVPPTYRGKWLYREEIDGIRVLRCWFLVAPNRGVFKRCVSFLSFMASAVGFGIFATGKCDVVVGTTPQMLCALGGYLVSRIKRRPFVLEVRDLWPKHIIDLGAITNPIIIHGLQRLEMFLYRRSRAVITVSEASRQYIEARGISPQKLFTITNGIDETFFVPKEKNGIRAARGWSDKFVVLYIGTHGLSQGLGTILDTAELLAGESRFHFVFVGGGAEWEGLSKEAIHRGLGNSEFLPSQPKAAMPDFYAAADCCLVPLKNKDVFRYNIPSKMFEIMACARPIILGAEGQARQLLEEAHAGIAVEPENAAAYRDAIQRLAAEPALCEQFGANGRAHVLANYTRNRKADEFLDCLEGTLRHEP; encoded by the coding sequence GTGCGGATCTTGTTTTTCTGCCAGTACTTTACGCCCGAAGTCGGCGCCCCCGCCGCAAGGACCCACGAGCACGCCCGCCGCTGGGTCGCGCGGGGCCATCAGGTCACCGTGCTCTGTGGGCTGCCCAACCACCCAGACGGGATCGTGCCTCCCACGTACCGGGGCAAGTGGCTCTACCGCGAAGAGATCGATGGCATCCGGGTGCTCCGCTGCTGGTTTCTCGTCGCCCCCAATCGGGGCGTGTTCAAGCGCTGCGTCAGCTTCCTCTCCTTCATGGCCTCCGCCGTCGGCTTCGGCATCTTCGCCACCGGCAAGTGCGACGTCGTCGTCGGCACCACCCCCCAGATGCTCTGCGCCCTGGGGGGCTATCTCGTCTCCCGCATCAAGCGCCGCCCTTTTGTACTCGAAGTTCGCGACCTCTGGCCCAAGCACATCATCGATCTCGGCGCCATTACCAACCCGATCATCATCCACGGCCTTCAGCGACTGGAGATGTTCCTCTACCGACGCAGCCGCGCCGTTATCACCGTATCGGAAGCCTCCCGGCAGTACATCGAAGCGCGTGGTATCTCGCCGCAAAAGCTCTTTACCATCACCAACGGTATCGACGAGACGTTCTTCGTCCCCAAAGAAAAAAACGGTATTCGCGCCGCGCGCGGGTGGAGCGACAAATTCGTCGTGCTCTACATTGGGACCCACGGCCTTTCCCAGGGGCTCGGCACCATCCTGGATACGGCCGAACTGCTCGCCGGCGAATCGCGCTTCCATTTCGTTTTTGTGGGCGGCGGCGCGGAGTGGGAGGGACTCAGTAAGGAGGCAATACATCGCGGATTGGGCAATAGCGAGTTTCTCCCAAGTCAGCCCAAAGCCGCCATGCCCGATTTCTACGCCGCCGCCGATTGCTGTCTCGTGCCCCTGAAGAATAAGGATGTCTTTCGCTACAACATCCCATCAAAAATGTTCGAGATCATGGCCTGCGCCCGGCCCATCATCCTCGGGGCCGAAGGCCAGGCCCGGCAGCTCTTGGAAGAGGCGCATGCGGGCATCGCCGTCGAGCCGGAAAACGCGGCCGCCTACCGCGATGCGATTCAGCGACTTGCAGCCGAACCCGCGCTTTGCGAACAATTTGGCGCGAACGGGCGCGCCCATGTGCTGGCAAACTATACCCGGAACCGCAAGGCGGATGAGTTCCTGGATTGCCTGGAAGGGACACTGCGGCACGAGCCGTAA
- the rfbC gene encoding dTDP-4-dehydrorhamnose 3,5-epimerase has product MPVTIENAPLNGLLIVKTGVFHDDRGFFSESYSRDMWKAAGFELPFVQDNLSKSKKGTLRGMHYQICPEEMGKLVRCVQGAVFDVAVDLRKGSPSYGKWFGLELSGENHLSLWVPAGFAHGFVALEDNSLVHYKCTAHHAPAYERALNYACPKVGIQWPIEATIVTQKDQDAPMLDDVDTNFVYGG; this is encoded by the coding sequence ATGCCCGTAACGATTGAAAATGCCCCCCTGAACGGGCTGCTGATTGTGAAGACCGGCGTGTTCCACGATGACCGGGGCTTTTTCTCCGAATCCTATTCCAGAGACATGTGGAAAGCCGCTGGATTTGAGCTGCCCTTCGTGCAGGATAACTTGAGCAAGTCGAAGAAGGGCACGCTGCGAGGCATGCACTACCAGATTTGTCCGGAAGAAATGGGTAAGCTGGTGCGCTGTGTCCAGGGCGCGGTATTTGACGTGGCGGTGGATTTGCGGAAGGGCTCACCGTCCTACGGCAAATGGTTTGGCCTGGAACTTTCCGGCGAGAATCACCTTTCACTTTGGGTGCCCGCGGGCTTTGCCCACGGTTTCGTGGCACTGGAGGACAACAGCCTGGTGCATTACAAGTGCACGGCCCACCACGCACCGGCCTATGAGCGTGCGCTGAACTATGCATGTCCGAAGGTGGGAATCCAATGGCCGATTGAGGCCACGATTGTAACGCAGAAGGACCAGGACGCGCCGATGCTGGATGACGTGGATACGAATTTCGTCTACGGGGGCTGA